A stretch of DNA from Catenulispora acidiphila DSM 44928:
GCCGGTGGAGCTGGGCCCGGGCGACTACATCGTCTATCCCGGCGACGTCCCGCACCTGTTCGAGGCATTGGAGCCCGGCACATGGGCGGTCACGGTGTCGGAGCACGTGTGAGTTCTCTGACTATGAGGAGCACGCAATGAGCCCACGGGACCAGATCGTCCCCGCGCAGCCGCAGGACGCCACCGCACTGAGCCGCGTGATCGCACGGGCCTTCCACGACCTGGCACCCTCGGTGTGGCTGATCCCTGACAGCGAGGGGCGTACCCGCCTGTTCCCCGGCTACTTCCGCCTGTTCGTCGACGAGGCGATGGCCCGCGGACGCGTCTACACCACCCTCGAACTCACCGCGGTCGCCCTATGGCTTCCCTCGACCCCCAACGAGGAACCAGACTCGTCCGGCTACGACGCCGGCCTGCCGTCAGCCACCGGCATCTGGGTCGACCGATTCCGAATCTTCGACGCACTCCTGGCCGAGCACCACCCCCACGACACCGCCCACGACCACCTAGCCATCCTCGCCGTCGACCCCCACCACCAGCACCAAGGCATCGGCAGCGCACTACTAGCCGCGCACCACGACCACCTAGACGCCGAAGACCCACCCCGCGCCGCCTACCTGGAAGCCAGCGACGCCACCACCAGAGAGCTCTACCTCCGACACGGCTACACCGACCTCGACGACCCGATCATCCTGCCCTCCGGGGCACACATGTACCCGATGCTGCGCCGCACCAACGGCAGCTGACCAGGGCTCTACGATGGACCGCGTTCCGCCGCGCTCAACATCGCAACCCGTACGGAGATGCCGGTCGTGGCGAATTCGCTCGGCCGCCGCACCTGTTGGTGCAGCGGCCGACGGCGTTTTTGGTCGAGCCTCAGCCCGGGACCACGCATTCGAACGCGTGCAGATACGGGTTCACCGGTCGCACCTCGTCGACGCGCAGGCCCGCCTCGGTGAGCAGGGTCTGCAGGCTGGCGCGGGAGTGCTTGGCGCCGCCGACGTTGAGGAGGAGGAGGAGGTCCATTGCGGTGGTGAAGCGCATGGAGGGGGTGTCGTCGACGAGGTTTTCCACGACGACGACGCGGGCTCCGGGTGGGGCTGCTTCGACGACGTTGCGGAGGGTTCTGCGGGTGCTGTCGGTGTCCCATTCGAGGATGTTTTTGATGATGTAGAGGTCTGCTTGGACGGGGACTTCGGTGCGGCAGTCTGTTGCTATGAGGCGGGCTCGGGGGGACAGGGTGCCTGCTTCGTGGAGGCGGGGGTCGGCGCGGGCTATGACCTGGGGGAGGTCGATGAGGGTGCCGTGGATTTCGGGGTGCTTCTCCAGGAGGCTGGCCAGGACGTGGCCTTGGCCGCCGCCGATGTCGACGACGCTGGTGATGCCTTCGAGGTTCAGGAAGCCCACGAGGTCGGCTGCTGATTGCCGGCTGGAGTGGGTCATCGCCTTGTCGAAGACTTCGGCTGATGCGGTGGCGTCTTCGTGGAGGTAGGTGAAGAACT
This window harbors:
- a CDS encoding methyltransferase — its product is MTIANPPSPQFSPAPSSPQSAMRLRELIFGAACAAAVRAAASLEVADALGEEPMTVEDLAKAVHAEPGPLRRLLRTLTCYGVFTDAGEDRYAHTDMSWQLRKESPNSLHYIALWCTEPWTWQLWPHLDEAVRTGRNIFPDVYGKEFFTYLHEDATASAEVFDKAMTHSSRQSAADLVGFLNLEGITSVVDIGGGQGHVLASLLEKHPEIHGTLIDLPQVIARADPRLHEAGTLSPRARLIATDCRTEVPVQADLYIIKNILEWDTDSTRRTLRNVVEAAPPGARVVVVENLVDDTPSMRFTTAMDLLLLLNVGGAKHSRASLQTLLTEAGLRVDEVRPVNPYLHAFECVVPG
- a CDS encoding GNAT family N-acetyltransferase, whose amino-acid sequence is MSPRDQIVPAQPQDATALSRVIARAFHDLAPSVWLIPDSEGRTRLFPGYFRLFVDEAMARGRVYTTLELTAVALWLPSTPNEEPDSSGYDAGLPSATGIWVDRFRIFDALLAEHHPHDTAHDHLAILAVDPHHQHQGIGSALLAAHHDHLDAEDPPRAAYLEASDATTRELYLRHGYTDLDDPIILPSGAHMYPMLRRTNGS